The window GGTCAGGGTCGCGCTGCCCTGGATCGGGCTTTGGACGGTCTTGAACGGCAGCACGATGCCGGCGTTCTTGCCTGGCTCCACGGGGCCGTGGAAATGGGCCCCCAGCGCGGGGCCCGTCAGGCCGGCATAGGTGACCGTGTAGGTCAGGGTTTTGGTCTCGGAATCGTAGGTTGCTTCTGCCTTACCCGACCCGGTCGAGTTGTTAGGCGGCACCTCGCTACTGCCTTTGAGGTCGGCCTGCAGCTTCACGACCTCTGCGTTTGCCTTTGCGGCGGTCAGGACGACCAGCCCGCCCAGCATCGCCATCCCCAGCAGAGTCACGCAGACCCGATAGTTGGCTTTCCTCATCGCACCCTCCTGCGGGCTCTTTGGCCCGTCGCGGTTGGAACACCGACCCCAGCCGGAAATTCCGGATGCAGATTTATGCCTGATTCGGGACAGCCATCGCGGGAATCTCCGCGTCCTGTCACGCAGCCCTCTTGATCGCCCCTGATCGGGCGCCGCGGCCGGTAGGCTCAGGCTACCCCGCGCCTGCCATGGACCTCGTTCGGCGTCAGGAGTTCGGCCATCTGCCGATGCGTGGCCTGAAGCGCCTCGATGGCGCTATCGAGATCAAAATCCGACTCGCGGACAGAGGCAAAGAATTTGGCCGTCAACGCCAGGTCCAGCTTGACCCGCGTTGCACCATCGCGGCTTTTGCGACGGTCAAGTGACAGGTGAATGGCTCGCAACCTCGCCTCGCTGCTGCTGCAGTCACAGAGCGCGCCGAGCTCGTCATAGGTCATCCAGATCTGAGGCATGTTCTTCCCACCATTGCTGTCCGGCCGCAGACTAGGTTTTCATCTCTAAAAGCTTTGTTGTGCGCCGCTCGCGCGGCCCGCCTTCGCTGCAATAGCGTCAACGCCAGACTAAGGCGCGGGAGGCCTGGAGGGCGCGAACGGATGACGCGGCCGCGACCGGTTGTCGAGCCCCTTGGGCAATTTGTCGGCATTGAGCTTCACGACCGCGCATTTGGGGTCTACTGCCGGCGCATCTTCCTGGCTGTAGATCAGCGTGCACTCGAACTTGACCTCGGGCGCCTCCCTGGCCGTTCCGGAGCAGGTCGCCACCGCGCCGCTGCACACGCCCGAGAGATTGACCTCGACCTCGTCTGGACCGAACACGCTCGCACCGCCCTCGGCATGCCGTTTCACGGTCAGCACGGCCGTGAAGCGTTGCTGGTCGACCTGGTAAGAGCCGCCATAGGTGAAAAAGCTGTCGCGACCCGCGATCCGTCCCTCGATCAAATCCACGAGGCCAGTGCCTTGGCCACGCGGGGTCCGAAACCAGGCAGCGTATTTGCCGTCTCTCAGCATGAAAAACATCCGTCGTAAAATTCACTGGTATTTGCGGCCAATTCTGGGGCGCGACAATGGCCGATGCGGCGCGTATTCCGCCACGGTTAACGCCCTGCAAAGCCAATTGGTCAAATTACCAACCCCGCAGACGCGGCGTCGGCAGCAAACTCAAAACAATTCTATGCCGTCATCCGCAGGCTCGATCGCCTCGACCCGGCGGGCGGCGGCGGTCGACGAAAGCCCGAGGGTCCGCAAAAATTCCCGGTGGACGTCGCGCTCGCGCTCCATCGTATAGCGCGCGAAAATATCGTCGAGCAGCACCTCGTCCTGTGGCTGTGGCCGATGCGTGCCGGCGTTGGCCGTCTCCAGGCGCGCAGCGACGGTGGGCAGTGCCGCAGAAGATTCGCCAAGCGAGTTCATCAGGCCTTGCGCCGAATTCATCAGGCCTTCGAACTCGGCGCCTTCATCGACGAGCCGGCTCATCAGCTTGCCCAGTCGTTCATTGCCGGCTTCGACCTCGCGTAACGCCTGGAGGATCTGCGGCTCGAGCTTGGCGAGTTGCCTGGGATCGCCCTGGACGCGGAGCTCCTTCAATTCGTTGGCGGAT is drawn from Bradyrhizobium diazoefficiens and contains these coding sequences:
- a CDS encoding CHRD domain-containing protein, whose translation is MRKANYRVCVTLLGMAMLGGLVVLTAAKANAEVVKLQADLKGSSEVPPNNSTGSGKAEATYDSETKTLTYTVTYAGLTGPALGAHFHGPVEPGKNAGIVLPFKTVQSPIQGSATLTDNQATDLLAGKWYANIHTAMNPGGELRGQMMK